A single genomic interval of Cucumis sativus cultivar 9930 chromosome 7, Cucumber_9930_V3, whole genome shotgun sequence harbors:
- the LOC101205805 gene encoding auxin response factor 18 isoform X2, whose protein sequence is MTLYEENPGESRKGLEGEDLYEELWKACAGPLVEVPVDGERVFYFPQGHMEQLEESTNQELNHQIPHFDLPPKILCRVVNIRLLAEKETDEVYAQITLYPEADQSEPQSADPEPPERTRQTVHSFCKILTASDTSTHGGFSVLRKHATECLPPLDMSQSTPTQELAAKDLHGYEWKFKHIFRGQPRRHLLTTGWSTFVTSKRLVAGDAFVFLRGDNGELRVGVRRQARQQSLMPSSVISSHSMHLGVLATASHAVRTQTYFVVYYKPRTSQFIISLNKYLETVKNGYEVGMRFKMRFEGEESPERRFTGTIVGVGDMSPQWSDSKWRSLKIQWDEPATIQRPERVSPWEIEPFVPSASLNFTHPAIKSKRARPVEIPPPAPSGFWLQGSTISHEISQLSGTNEVQSSNNRVVWALGQRKLDSNSSHCNPVANVEGIWPSPPLNISLNLYPDSTFERELVQQKHPLSSPYSSSVTSKPSSDLIQPDQLEKGSKPDISLGCRIFGIDLKNNCSIVPTLERRSSCLMMVTDGAKEPVVTAVVTPQVDAGNLSQPSKEQQLSTELLTKGTQTKHISNLSSRTRTKVQMQGVAVGRAVDLTTLEGYEDLIDELENVFEIKGELRGINKWSIVFTDDENDMMLVGDDPWPEFCKMVKRIFICSSEEVKKMSRESKIVSPSSLDSLDSERKTES, encoded by the exons atGACGCTTTACGAAGAGAATCCAGGGGAGTCTCGCAAAG GTTTGGAAGGTGAGGATCTGTATGAAGAACTGTGGAAGGCATGTGCAGGACCTCTTGTTGAAGTTCCTGTCGATGGAGAAAGGGTTTTTTACTTCCCTCAGGGTCATATGGAACAA TTGGAAGAGTCCACAAATCAGGAGCTTAATCACCAAATCCCTCATTTTGATCTCCCTCCCAAGATCCTATGTCGTGTTGTTAACATTCGTTTGCTG GCTGAAAAGGAAACGGATGAAGTCTATGCTCAAATCACTTTATACCCAGAGGCTGAT CAAAGTGAGCCCCAAAGCGCTGATCCAGAGCCACCTGAGCGTACAAGGCAAACTGTTCATTCTTTTTGTAAGATTTTGACTGCTTCTGATACTAGCACTCATGGAGGTTTCTCAGTTCTTAGAAAGCATGCCACTGAATGTCTTCCTCCCCTT GATATGAGTCAATCCACCCCAACTCAGGAGTTAGCTGCCAAGGATCTTCATGGTTATGAGTGGAAATTTAAGCATATTTTCAGAG GTCAACCGCGGAGGCATTTGCTAACTACGGGGTGGAGTACATTTGTTACATCAAAACGGCTGGTTGCTGGGGatgcttttgttttcttaag GGGTGACAATGGAGAACTGAGGGTTGGCGTTCGGCGGCAGGCTCGGCAGCAGAGCTTGATGCCTTCCTCTGTGATATCTAGCCACAGTATGCATCTTGGAGTTCTTGCCACTGCTTCTCATGCTGTTCGTACCCAGACCTATTTCGTTGTGTATTACAAACCGAG AACTAGCCAATTCATCATCAGCTTAAACAAATACTTGGAGACTGTTAAAAATGGTTATGAAGTGGGGATGCGCTTCAAGATGAGATTTGAAGGAGAAGAATCACCAGAGAGAAG GTTCACTGGAACTATTGTTGGTGTTGGTGATATGTCTCCGCAATGGTCGGATTCAAAATGGCGATCTCTAAAG ATTCAATGGGATGAACCTGCTACGATTCAAAGGCCCGAGCGAGTTTCTCCATGGGAGATCGAACCCTTTGTACCTTCTGCCTCCTTAAACTTCACTCATCCTGCTATAAAGAGTAAAAGGGCCCGTCCTGTTGAGATTCCTCCTCCTG CTCCTTCAGGATTTTGGCTCCAAGGATCGACGATTTCTCACGAAATATCCCAACTAAGTGGTACGAATGAAGTTCAAAGCAGCAACAACCGGGTTGTCTGGGCTCTCGGACAGCGAAAACTTGATAGCAATAGCAGCCATTGTAATCCAGTAGCAAATGTTGAAGGCATTTGGCCTTCTCCTCCACTCAATATTTCCTTGAACCTTTACCCAGattcaacatttgaaagaGAACTTGTTCAACAAAAACATCCACTATCCTCTCCTTATTCTTCATCTGTCACTTCAAAGCCTAGTAGTGACCTCATACAGCCCGATCAATTGGAGAAAGGGAGTAAACCCGACATTTCTCTTGGTTGCCGAATATTTGGAATCGATTTGAAAAATAACTGTAGCATTGTCCCTACCTTGGAAAGAAGATCGTCTTGCCTAATGATGGTGACCGATGGTGCCAAAGAACCTGTAGTTACAGCTGTTGTGACACCTCAAGTCGATGCGGGAAACCTCTCACAGCCTTCAAAGGAGCAGCAACTCTCAACCGAGCTGTTGACAAAGGGAACACAAACGAAACACATCTCAAATCTATCGTCAAGAACACGTACAAAG GTACAAATGCAAGGAGTTGCAGTAGGTCGAGCGGTAGACTTGACAACACTTGAAGGGTATGAAGATCTGATAGACGAGCttgaaaatgtgtttgaaataaaagGAGAACTTCGTGGAATAAACAAATGGTCTATCGTTTTCACAGACGACGAAAACGACATGATGCTTGTGGGGGACGATCCATGGCCAGAGTTTTGTAAGATGGTGAAGAGGATCTTCATATGTTCAAGTGAAGAAGTAAAGAAGATGAGTAGGGAGAGCAAGATTGTTTCTCCATCATCCTTAGATAGCCTGGATTCAGAGCGAAAGACTGAATCCTAA
- the LOC101205805 gene encoding auxin response factor 18 isoform X1: MTLYEENPGESRKGLEGEDLYEELWKACAGPLVEVPVDGERVFYFPQGHMEQLEESTNQELNHQIPHFDLPPKILCRVVNIRLLAEKETDEVYAQITLYPEADQSEPQSADPEPPERTRQTVHSFCKILTASDTSTHGGFSVLRKHATECLPPLDMSQSTPTQELAAKDLHGYEWKFKHIFRGQPRRHLLTTGWSTFVTSKRLVAGDAFVFLRGDNGELRVGVRRQARQQSLMPSSVISSHSMHLGVLATASHAVRTQTYFVVYYKPRTSQFIISLNKYLETVKNGYEVGMRFKMRFEGEESPERRFTGTIVGVGDMSPQWSDSKWRSLKIQWDEPATIQRPERVSPWEIEPFVPSASLNFTHPAIKSKRARPVEIPPPEVTSGSAPSGFWLQGSTISHEISQLSGTNEVQSSNNRVVWALGQRKLDSNSSHCNPVANVEGIWPSPPLNISLNLYPDSTFERELVQQKHPLSSPYSSSVTSKPSSDLIQPDQLEKGSKPDISLGCRIFGIDLKNNCSIVPTLERRSSCLMMVTDGAKEPVVTAVVTPQVDAGNLSQPSKEQQLSTELLTKGTQTKHISNLSSRTRTKVQMQGVAVGRAVDLTTLEGYEDLIDELENVFEIKGELRGINKWSIVFTDDENDMMLVGDDPWPEFCKMVKRIFICSSEEVKKMSRESKIVSPSSLDSLDSERKTES; this comes from the exons atGACGCTTTACGAAGAGAATCCAGGGGAGTCTCGCAAAG GTTTGGAAGGTGAGGATCTGTATGAAGAACTGTGGAAGGCATGTGCAGGACCTCTTGTTGAAGTTCCTGTCGATGGAGAAAGGGTTTTTTACTTCCCTCAGGGTCATATGGAACAA TTGGAAGAGTCCACAAATCAGGAGCTTAATCACCAAATCCCTCATTTTGATCTCCCTCCCAAGATCCTATGTCGTGTTGTTAACATTCGTTTGCTG GCTGAAAAGGAAACGGATGAAGTCTATGCTCAAATCACTTTATACCCAGAGGCTGAT CAAAGTGAGCCCCAAAGCGCTGATCCAGAGCCACCTGAGCGTACAAGGCAAACTGTTCATTCTTTTTGTAAGATTTTGACTGCTTCTGATACTAGCACTCATGGAGGTTTCTCAGTTCTTAGAAAGCATGCCACTGAATGTCTTCCTCCCCTT GATATGAGTCAATCCACCCCAACTCAGGAGTTAGCTGCCAAGGATCTTCATGGTTATGAGTGGAAATTTAAGCATATTTTCAGAG GTCAACCGCGGAGGCATTTGCTAACTACGGGGTGGAGTACATTTGTTACATCAAAACGGCTGGTTGCTGGGGatgcttttgttttcttaag GGGTGACAATGGAGAACTGAGGGTTGGCGTTCGGCGGCAGGCTCGGCAGCAGAGCTTGATGCCTTCCTCTGTGATATCTAGCCACAGTATGCATCTTGGAGTTCTTGCCACTGCTTCTCATGCTGTTCGTACCCAGACCTATTTCGTTGTGTATTACAAACCGAG AACTAGCCAATTCATCATCAGCTTAAACAAATACTTGGAGACTGTTAAAAATGGTTATGAAGTGGGGATGCGCTTCAAGATGAGATTTGAAGGAGAAGAATCACCAGAGAGAAG GTTCACTGGAACTATTGTTGGTGTTGGTGATATGTCTCCGCAATGGTCGGATTCAAAATGGCGATCTCTAAAG ATTCAATGGGATGAACCTGCTACGATTCAAAGGCCCGAGCGAGTTTCTCCATGGGAGATCGAACCCTTTGTACCTTCTGCCTCCTTAAACTTCACTCATCCTGCTATAAAGAGTAAAAGGGCCCGTCCTGTTGAGATTCCTCCTCCTG AAGTTACTTCTGGTTCAGCTCCTTCAGGATTTTGGCTCCAAGGATCGACGATTTCTCACGAAATATCCCAACTAAGTGGTACGAATGAAGTTCAAAGCAGCAACAACCGGGTTGTCTGGGCTCTCGGACAGCGAAAACTTGATAGCAATAGCAGCCATTGTAATCCAGTAGCAAATGTTGAAGGCATTTGGCCTTCTCCTCCACTCAATATTTCCTTGAACCTTTACCCAGattcaacatttgaaagaGAACTTGTTCAACAAAAACATCCACTATCCTCTCCTTATTCTTCATCTGTCACTTCAAAGCCTAGTAGTGACCTCATACAGCCCGATCAATTGGAGAAAGGGAGTAAACCCGACATTTCTCTTGGTTGCCGAATATTTGGAATCGATTTGAAAAATAACTGTAGCATTGTCCCTACCTTGGAAAGAAGATCGTCTTGCCTAATGATGGTGACCGATGGTGCCAAAGAACCTGTAGTTACAGCTGTTGTGACACCTCAAGTCGATGCGGGAAACCTCTCACAGCCTTCAAAGGAGCAGCAACTCTCAACCGAGCTGTTGACAAAGGGAACACAAACGAAACACATCTCAAATCTATCGTCAAGAACACGTACAAAG GTACAAATGCAAGGAGTTGCAGTAGGTCGAGCGGTAGACTTGACAACACTTGAAGGGTATGAAGATCTGATAGACGAGCttgaaaatgtgtttgaaataaaagGAGAACTTCGTGGAATAAACAAATGGTCTATCGTTTTCACAGACGACGAAAACGACATGATGCTTGTGGGGGACGATCCATGGCCAGAGTTTTGTAAGATGGTGAAGAGGATCTTCATATGTTCAAGTGAAGAAGTAAAGAAGATGAGTAGGGAGAGCAAGATTGTTTCTCCATCATCCTTAGATAGCCTGGATTCAGAGCGAAAGACTGAATCCTAA
- the LOC101210756 gene encoding cyclic pyranopterin monophosphate synthase, mitochondrial, translating to MLLRRFGAVFPSSRRLFCSNSDHDLASTIAEFNKEMESVFGEPPLSGISDSSSSNFTAEKSEIVSQMDENTSALTHVGGGGEAQMVDVSPKKSTDRIAVASCNVILGKKVFDLVLANQMSKGDVLSVAKIAGISGAKHTSTLIPLCHNITLTHVRVDLHLNPKNYSVDIEGEAASTGKTGVEMEAMTAVTIAGLTVYDMCKAASKDIQITNVRLESKTGGKSGQWSREEV from the exons ATGCTTCTTCGCCGATTTGGAGCTGTATTTCCTTCATCAAGAAGGTTATTTTGCAGCAACAGCGACCATGATTTAGCAAGTACCATCGCTGAATTTAACAAG GAAATGGAATCAGTATTTGGAGAGCCTCCCCTGAGTGGGATTTCAGATTCTTCAAGTAGCAATTTTACTGCCGAAAAGTCAGAAATAGTATCTCAAATGGATGAAAATACTTCGGCTTTGACTCATGTTGGAGGAGGTGGGGAAGCTCAAATGGTGGATGTTTCTCCAAAAAAAAGTACTGACAGAATTGCTGTTGCTAGTTGCAATGTAATTCTTGGCAAGAAGGTGTTTGATTTGGTCTTAGCTAACCAGATGTCCAAGGGAGACGTCCTCAGTGTTGCTAAAATTGCAGGAATAAGCGGAGCAAAACATACAAGCACTCTAATTCCACTTTGTCATAACATAACCTTGACACATGTACGAGTCGATCTTCATTTAAATCCCAAAAATTACAGTGTGGATATTGAAGGAGAAGCTGCATCAACAGGCAAAACAGGAGTTGAAATGGAAGCAATGACAGCAGTGACCATTGCTGGCCTTACGGTCTATGATATGTGTAAAGCAGCTTCAAAAGATATACAGATTACAAACGTGCGACTTGAAAGCAAAACTGGTGGAAAGAGTGGACAATGGTCTAGGGAGGAGGTATAG